The window AAGGTCATAAAAGcaacatgcaaaaaaaataaaaaaaattatttgatgtcGATACTAGCTTCTATATATAGAAATTccaaacaattaattttattaattgataaattaaatctattttctttaaatcccaaattaattttaaaatacaaatcatacattaatacaataaaattataattataaaacaagtaaaatatttaaatatacatataaactacaaattctgtaaaataaattaattttaaatataaataggtGTTACAATAAAAATGGATGAGTTTTCTTTCTTAATGGAGTGAAGCTTgatattaaatagaattaaaatagGGAGGTTGCATCGGCGGGTTGGGTAACCAGATTTAGAGGGGGCTCGTCAAAAACTTGAAGAAATAGGGTTAGGGCTTGAATtgaaatcaaagaagatgaagaggagGGGATGGAGAAGAGAGAATTGTCaggtttttaattcattttaaaatctcTGATGAGAATTATGTCGGCAATTTAACACTTTAGAAATGCCGacaaaattgttgattttttatttattccgtCACCATTTTTGTTGGAAATTACAAACGgaaattttttgttgtaatttttgtAGTAGCagtgatgaaatattttttttgttagcatttTCGTTGCTTTTTTCCAATTTCCGAGTAATGTAACATCCACTTGAACGATTTTTCTatcaaatcctttttttttttactttaattaatgGGTTCTGTTCATAGAATTTTTGTGTCTGAGAAACTAAAAAATGTCTATGCATTCATCAAACTTACTTGTCCCAGCTTGAGAAGCAAGAAAGTTCTTGATGATGCGGGGAGCAGGATCCACATATGCCTTGAAACTATCCAAAACTGTGAAAAATCCTAACAAGTCTCTCTCCATTTTCACACCCCCTAAAATCAATAGCATGGTTTAGCTATTTAGATTGTCTCATTGATCCATAAATTTGTCAGCCGGTTTAGTGATTCACCACCTAGGACCGTGAGCTTTAGCCCCGTTGCGGGGGAGAGGGGATGAGGCGATTCAGGGGATCTCGAGAAAGAGAGGATTTCGATCTCTCTCCCTTGTTGAGAAAACCTATAACCATGCCTAAGGATCACCCTGAGCTTTCCGCTTGCTCCAGTTACAACACATTCACATCCGACTGTTCAATTCCCTACAtcattaacttgaaaaaaaaggaaatctcAAATTGCTCGGCAATTAGCAATGCTACAAACGCACAGATGGAAGATCCCTCATATCTGGATTCAACTTTAAGTAATTATTCAACAGAACATTCTGCAAATTGAAGGACagagagcatatatatatatatatattagagcaTGCATTTAGTTATCTATCACAGAGGGGTCCTTGGCTCAATTTCTATCTCCAGTCCATCCTTGAAGAGTGGAAATGGTTCTCTTGAAAAAGAAATGCCAGGGTGACAGAGCTTCCAAATGAACCTGTTCACCAGGTAATGTATTGTGATCAGAGTTTCAAGTCTTGCAAATTCATATCCAGGACATATGCGTGCTCCTCCCCCGAATGATAAAAAACTATACGGCGGGACTGATGCTTTATTCTGGAAACGTTCTGGATCAAATCTTGATGCATGTGGGAAGATACTGTCATCCATATGTGTCATGCTGGTCGACAACATTACCTGAGTCAAAGAAGTTGTAACTTTGTACagcattatatatgttttaaagtGGTTTGGTTAAACTATGTTAATGATGAGGTATGAAAGCTCAGAATCATATCACACCTGCCATCCTTTGGGAATCAGGTACCCTTCATATTCAATATCTTTGAGAACCTTCCTGAACATAGAAAATACAGGAGGGGTCATCCTTAGGGTCTCCAATGCTACACTCCATGTGTGTTTCATTCTTGTGAGATCATCCCATGTTAAAAGCTCCCCAGAGGCTTTATTCTTGGAAATCTCTGCTTGTTCTGCAGTCTCAAATCGTAGTGATTGCTAAGATTTCTTGCAATagtgtttggtttttattgaaTCAATTTAGTTACATACCTTGAAGAATGCTGGCATAAATAGATGGATCATCGGCTAAAAGCCTGATCAACAAACTTAGGAGGACGGAGGAGGTGTCATAGCCTGCTATCATTATCACGATTGCATTATCTATAATTTCCTCATCAGTTAATACTGCTGAATTCTCCTCGTTTCGGAGACGAAGCAAGGTCGTGATAAGATCTTGTTGAGGAAAGGCAGTTCCATGCTCCAATGCAGCTCTTTTTTCTCGGATAAGATCCTCTAAAATCTGTCTGATTTTCCCACTTGTTTGGAGGCTTCGATTGAATCGTGTGAAGGGAAAATTGAATGGTACTGATAGAATACCCTCCATCAGTTGTTGGAAGAGCTGTAGGAGCATGTCTCTTTTTGCACTTTGCTCTATCCCAATAATGAGCGAGCTCATAATATTGAAGGTGAGGGTCTTAATCGATGGCATTG of the Populus nigra chromosome 7, ddPopNigr1.1, whole genome shotgun sequence genome contains:
- the LOC133699180 gene encoding cytochrome P450 716B1-like, with protein sequence MMTQVFLFLLVFLLSVYLLLTKNASKRLPPGSLGLPIIGQSLSFLSAMRKNTAEEWLQDRIRKYGPISKMSILGAPTLFIHGQAANKFVFSCDSNTLDSQQPSSISRVCGKRNILELSGHDHKRVRGALLSFLKPEVLKQYVSKMDEEIRKHFEMHWHGKKTVLAMPSIKTLTFNIMSSLIIGIEQSAKRDMLLQLFQQLMEGILSVPFNFPFTRFNRSLQTSGKIRQILEDLIREKRAALEHGTAFPQQDLITTLLRLRNEENSAVLTDEEIIDNAIVIMIAGYDTSSVLLSLLIRLLADDPSIYASILQEQAEISKNKASGELLTWDDLTRMKHTWSVALETLRMTPPVFSMFRKVLKDIEYEGYLIPKGWQVMLSTSMTHMDDSIFPHASRFDPERFQNKASVPPYSFLSFGGGARICPGYEFARLETLITIHYLVNRFIWKLCHPGISFSREPFPLFKDGLEIEIEPRTPL